In Panicum virgatum strain AP13 chromosome 4N, P.virgatum_v5, whole genome shotgun sequence, a single window of DNA contains:
- the LOC120668684 gene encoding pentatricopeptide repeat-containing protein At4g14820-like → MSATALRTGAAIVRALSSASVAHLHAHALKLGVLPSCLHLCSALLKSYAASGRVAATRQLFDEISRRDVPLWNALLSAYARYGHPGHALCAASAMARDAGARPNGVSVTSLLSACTQLRSSVHGREIHGYAVRNVVGLDLPVLNALVNMYGKCGLLADARRVFAGIAVGMRSAVSWTSMINACSENELPAEALEVFEEMRIAGVKVDEITLLAVISACTKLDCTSSLGDWVEQCALENGFLKNTRVANAFIHMHGKMGRVRRSCDIFDSMGLRTVVSWTAIIQALAMNGHGVAALVRFAQMLREGFQPDEVIFLSIINACGHSSLVNEGRQLFKSMVEEYRITPWMEHYGSMVDMLCKAGALDEAFEFTLAMPVKPDPVIWRVLAGACRDHGNASLARKVMDHLIAMEPDHEGNYVMASNLYAADKDWRRVVDVRLDMGVRKGTSRGAIAASYVEVNGD, encoded by the coding sequence ATGAGCGCCACCGCCTTGCGCACCGGCGCGGCCATAGTTCGCGCGCTCTCCTCTGCCTCCGTCGCCCACCTCCACGCGCACGCCCTGAAGCTCGGCGTACTACCCTCCTGCCTCCACCTCTGCTCGGCCCTGCTCAAGTCCTATGCAGCctccggccgcgtcgccgccacCCGCCAGCTGTTCGACGAAATCTCGCGTCGGGACGTCCCGCTATGGAACGCCCTGTTGTCCGCCTACGCGCGCTATGGACACCCCGGCCACGCCCTGTGCGCTGCGTCCGCCATGGCGCGCGACGCGGGGGCCCGGCCAAATGGGGTCTCCGTCACGAGCCTCCTGTCCGCATGCACGCAGCTGCGGAGCTCGGTGCATGGGAGGGAGATCCACGGGTACGCTGTGAGGAATGTCGTCGGTCTTGACTTGCCCGTGCTCAATGCGTTGGTGAACATGTACGGCAAGTGCGGGCTGCTGGCAGATGCGAGGAGGGTGTTCGCAGGCATTGCGGTTGGCATGAGGAGTGCTGTTTCATGGACATCCATGATCAATGCTTGCTCCGAGAATGAGCTCCCAGCTGAGGCACTGGAAGTGTTCGAGGAGATGAGGATTGCTGGTGTCAAGGTCGATGAGATCACACTGCTTGCTGTCATCTCGGCCTGCACAAAGCTGGATTGCACGTCGAGTTTGGGGGACTGGGTGGAACAGTGTGCACTTGAGAATGGGTTCTTGAAGAACACACGTGTTGCcaatgcattcatacatatgcatggTAAGATGGGGAGGGTTAGGAGATCATGTGACATATTTGACTCCATGGGATTGAGGACAGTGGTTTCGTGGACAGCCATAATACAAGCACTTGCCATGAATGGCCATGGAGTGGCTGCCCTTGTTCGGTTTGCGCAGATGCTCAGAGAAGGGTTCCAGCCTGATGAGGTTATCTTCTTGAGCATAATCAACGCATGTGGTCACTCCAGCCTAGTGAATGAGGGGCGCCAACTATTCAAGTCCATGGTTGAGGAGTACAGAATCACACCATGGATGGAGCACTATGGGAGCATGGTGGACATGCTGTGCAAAGCTGGAGCATTGGACGAGGCATTTGAGTTCACCCTGGCCATGCCCGTTAAGCCCGATCCTGTAATATGGCGTGTTTTGGCCGGCGCTTGTCGGGACCATGGGAATGCCAGCTTAGCAAGGAAGGTGATGGATCATTTGATCGCCATGGAGCCTGACCATGAGGGGAATTACGTAATGGCGTCAAACTTGTATGCTGCAGATAAGGATTGGAGACGTGTGGTAGATGTTAGGTTGGACATGGGAGTGAGGAAAGGGACTTCGAGAGGTGCTATTGCTGCGTCTTATGTTGAAGTCAATGGTGACTAA
- the LOC120668685 gene encoding uncharacterized protein LOC120668685 translates to MGCGFSSASLRPCAGVRVIHTNGYVEDFLGPGVVTVAHVTGCHGGKDPAGAASPPRYLLCSAAHLLQPGQGPFRPDDPLQPGTVYFLLPHSVLEAESSAVDLACLMNRLTALARKGAATAAPAPNPVGALLAAAAAPPRPAKEPAAAAPAPARPAPWRPRLDRIDESIGRASTRSASSCSEA, encoded by the coding sequence ATGGGGTGCGGCTTCTCGTCGGCGTCGCTGCGCCCGTGCGCGGGGGTCCGCGTCATCCACACCAACGGCTACGTCGAGGACTTCCTCGGCCCCGGCGTCGTCACCGTCGCGCACGTCACCGGCTGCCACGGCGGCAAggaccccgccggcgccgcgtccCCGCCGCGCTACCTGCTGTGCTCGGCGGCGCACCTGCTGCAGCCGGGGCAGGGGCCCTTCCGCCCCGACGACCCGCTCCAGCCGGGCACCGTCTACTTCCTGCTCCCGCACTCGGTGCTCGAGGCCGAGTCCTCCGCCGTCGACCTCGCCTGCCTCATGAACCGCCTCACCGCGCTCGCGCGcaagggcgccgccaccgccgcgcccgcgcccaacCCCGTCggcgcgctcctcgccgccgccgccgccccaccgcgGCCGGCCaaggagcccgccgccgcggcgccggcgccggcgcggcccgcGCCCTGGAGGCCCCGGCTCGACCGCATCGACGAGTCCATCGGCCGCGCCTCCACGCGCAGCGCGTCCAGCTGCAGCGAGGCATGA
- the LOC120668968 gene encoding rRNA 2'-O-methyltransferase fibrillarin 1, whose translation MCPGESVYGEKRVSVQKEDGTKVEYRVWNPFRSKLAAAVLGGVDNIWIAPGQRVLYLGAASGTTVSHVSDIVGPEGLVYAVEFSHRSGRDLVNMAKKRTNVIPIIEDARHPARYRMLVGMVDVIFSDVAQPDQARILSLNASYFLKCGGHFVMSIKANCIDCTQPAEAVFASEVEKLRLEQFKPAEQVTLEPSERDHACVVGGYRMPKKQKPPQ comes from the exons ATGTGCCCCGGCGAGTCCGTCTACGGCGAGAAGCGCGTCTCCGTCCAG AAAGAGGATGGGACAAAGGTCGAGTACAGGGTGTGGAACCCCTTCCGATCCAAgctggctgctgctgtgctTGGCGGTGTTGACAACATCTGGATT GCTCCTGGCCAACGGGTGCTCTACCTTGGTGCTGCATCAGGAACAACCGTGTCTCATGTCTCTGATATTGTTGGACCG GAAGGGTTGGTCTATGCTGTTGAGTTCTCTCACAGGAGTGGAAGGGACCTTGTCAATATGGCCAAGAAGAGGACCAATGTGATCCCCATTATTGAGGATGCCAGGCACCCGGCAAGGTACCGGATGTTGGTCGGCATGGTTGATGTTATCTTCTCTGATGTCGCACAGCCGGACCAG GCTAGGATCTTATCCCTCAACGCCTCATATTTCCTGAAATGTGGCGGTCATTTTGTCATGTCAATCAAG GCGAACTGCATCGACTGCACGCAGCCTGCGGAGGCTGTGTTTGCCAGCGAGGTGGAGAAGCTCAGGTTGGAGCAGTTCAAGCCGGCGGAGCAGGTGACCCTGGAGCCCTCCGAGCGCGACCACGCCTGCGTCGTCGGCGGCTACAGGATGCCCAAGAAGCAAAAGCCACCTCAATAA
- the LOC120668686 gene encoding glycosyltransferase BC10-like: protein MAPRNRSSSRRPLWIIILIAFVGAVAIGAYLYTPRHYTACYLVPSEACNSRPPPEPARVYTDDEIAARVIMRDIVRARPVQSKNPKIAFMFLTPSSLPFEKLWEKFFMGHEDRYSIYVHASRDRSIHSSPIFAGRDIRSEKVIWGTISMVDAEKRLLAHALQDPENQHFVLLSESCVPLHNFDYIYSYLMETNVSFVDCFDDPGPHGAGRYSDHMLPEIVKRDWRKGAQWFTVKRQHAVLILADTLYYGKFKRYCKPGNEWHNCYSDEHYLPTLFNMADPTGIANWSVTHVDWSEGKWHPKAYRAVDTSFELLKNISSIDESVHVSSNAKHIAQRRPCMWNGMKRPCYLFARKFYPEALDNLMNIFSNFTII from the exons ATGGCACCGCGCAATAGGTCTTCATCTAGAAGGCCTCTCTGGATCATCATCTTGATTGCTTTTGTCGGTGCGGTAGCCATCGGAGCCTATCTTTATACTCCACGGCATTACACAGCATGTTATCTGGTACCATCAGAAGCCTGCAATTCTCGGCCTCCTCCAGAACCTGCTAGGGTATACACTGATGATGAGATTGCTGCTCGTGTCATCATGAGAGACATTGTTCGGGCTAGGCCAGTGCAGTCAAAGAATCCAAAAATTGCTTTCATGTTCTTGACACCCAGTTCATTGCCTTTTGAGAAGCTCTGGGAAAAGTTCTTCATG GGACATGAAGACAGATATTCCATATATGTACATGCATCAAGAGATAGGTCGATTCATTCAAGTCCAATATTTGCTGGCAGGGATATTCGAAGTGAAAAG GTAATCTGGGGTACCATTTCTATGGTTGATGCTGAAAAGAGGCTCTTGGCTCATGCCCTACAAGATCCTGAAAACCAACATTTTGTCTTGCTTTCTGAGAG TTGTGTGCCACTTCATAACTTtgattatatatatagttatcTCATGGAGACAAATGTCAGCTTTGTTGACTG TTTTGACGATCCTGGTCCACATGGAGCCGGTAGATATTCTGACCATATGCTACCTGAAATTGTGAAGAGAGATTGGAGAAAAGGTGCACAG TGGTTCACAGTGAAACGGCAGCATGCAGTTCTTATTCTCGCTGACACCCTTTACTATGGGAAGTTCAAGCGCTACTGTAAG CCAGGAAATGAATGGCATAACTGCTATTCTGATGAGCACTACTTGCCAACTCTCTTTAAT ATGGCTGATCCGACTGGAATTGCAAATTGGTCAGTTACACATGTAGATTGGTCTGAAGGGAAATGGCATCCTAAAGCCTATAGGGCTGTTGATACAAGCTTcgagctgctcaagaacatctcA TCCATTGATGAGAGCGTTCATGTTAGCAGCAATGCAAAG CATATAGCGCAGAGGAGACCGTGCATGTGGAACGGCATGAAGCGACCCTGCTACCTGTTCGCGCGCAAGTTCTACCCTGAGGCCCTCGACAACCTGATGAACATATTCTCAAATTTCACCATCATCTGA
- the LOC120668688 gene encoding cadmium/zinc-transporting ATPase HMA2-like isoform X1: protein MGDAPPPGSAGGSRAQKTYFDVLGICCPSEVPLVEKLLGPLPGVRKVTVIVPSRTVIVVHDADATSPAQIVKVLNQARLDASVRAYGSGTKKIMNKWPSPYVLICGACLLVSLFEHFWRPLRWFALGAVAAGLPPIVLRSIAAARRLTLDVNILMLIAVSGAIALKDFSEAGFIVFLFTTAEWLETRASHKATAGMSSLMSMTPQKAVLAETGEVVAAQDVKVNTVIAVKAGEVIPIDGVVVDGRSEVDESTLTGESFPVAKQPESQVWAGTLNIDGYVAVRTTAMADNSAVAKMARLVEEAQNSRSNTQRLIDTCAKYYTPAVVVMAAAVAVIPVVVRAHNLKHMFQLALVLLVSACPCALVLSTPVATFCALLTAAKTGLLIKGGDVLESLAKIKIAAFDKTGTITRGEFCVEEFQAVGGRVPIQQLLYWVSSIESRSSHPMASVLVDYAQSKSVEPKSDNVTEFQIYPGEGIYGEIDGEGVYIGNKRILSRASCETVSDMKDMKRVTIGYVACKKELIGVFTLSDSCRTGSAEAIKELRSLGIKSVMLTGDSSVAAAYAQNQLGNILDEVHSELLPEDKVRIVDELKAKYGPTLMIGDGMNDAPALAKADVGVSMGVSGSAVAMETSHITLMSNDIRRIPKAIQLARRTHRTIIVNIIFSVITKLAIVGLAIAGHPLIWAAVLADVGTCLLVIMYSMLLLRSKGGQNAKKCCASSQHGSHGKKHCVSDHCLDGPCKSTGGCKESSSGKYGCHDHGNSHTHCKESSNQQPAEKHACHDHGHGHSHSHSHSHNHNYCKEPSNQVVTEKHACHDHGHTHNHRKEPGNQLLIENHGCHDHVHTHDHCKELSSPHFINKQDCHDNDHTHCKEAHTCQHSDCNSACPEHAHSHCEEDNHSHSAGEHACHEHEHSHCEERNHSHSLVEHACHDHDHEHEHHCHAEQQPADTHHCHDHGEIEESEKGCHAEQQLHHNHCCHEPHGLEKKIAAEPVQEFSIPISSLPDENHNQQNQCSHHSEEHKVEDCTNHLKGKDCVPPPADRLSRNCCNVTSNKGCGSKGKDVCSSWQAVCARETSRCCRSYVKCPRTSSCCSHTMLKLPEIVVE, encoded by the exons ATGggggacgcgccgccgccgggctcggccggcggcagcagggCCCAGAAGACCTACTTCGACGTGCTGGGGATCTGCTGCCCCTCCGAGGTGCCGCTCGTCGAGAAGCTCCTCGGCCCGCTGCCGGGCGTCCGCAAGGTCACCGTCATCGTCCCCTCCCGGACCGTCATCGTCGTCCACGACGCCGACGCCACGTCCCCGGCGCAGATAG TCAAGGTGCTGAACCAGGCAAGGCTTGACGCTTCTGTTCGAGCTTACGGCAGCGGCACAAAGAAGATAATGAACAAATGGCCCAGCCCATACGTTCTTATCTGTGGAGCTTGTCTGCTCGTATCACTGTTCGAGCACTTTTGGCGTCCCTTGAGATGGTTTGCACTGGGGGCGGTGGCTGCAGGCTTGCCACCGATCGTTCTGAGAAGCATTGCAGCTGCCCGGAGGCTGACCCTTGATGTCAATATACTCATGCTGATTGCAG TTTCTGGGGCAATAGCTCTGAAGGATTTCTCTGAGGCTGGGTTCATTGTTTTCCTATTCACCACAGCTGAATGGCTTGAGACCAGGGCGAGCCACAAG GCAACTGCTGGGATGTCATCACTAATGAGCATGACACCACAAAAGGCTGTCCTAGCAGAGACTGGGGAAGTGGTTGCAGCTCAGGATGTCAAGGTCAATACAGTAATAGCTGTAAAAGCTGGGGAAGTCATCCCAATTGAtggtgttgttgttgatggACGGAGTGAGGTTGATGAGAGTACCCTCACTGGGGAATCCTTCCCGGTGGCAAAGCAGCCAGAGTCCCAGGTCTGGGCTGGCACGCTCAACATAGATG GCTATGTTGCTGTGAGGACAACTGCTATGGCTGACAACTCTGCAGTGGCAAAAATGGCAAGGCTagttgaagaagcacaaaacaGTCGATCCAATACACAAAGGCTGATTGATACATGTGCCAAGTATTACACACCCG CTGTTGTTGTCATGGCTGCGGCAGTAGCAGTGATCCCTGTGGTGGTCAGAGCACACAACCTCAAACACATGTTTCAATTGGCCCTTGTCCTTCTAGTGAGTGCTTGCCCATGTGCTCTGGTGCTGTCGACACCAGTTGCCACCTTCTGTGCTCTACTCACGGCTGCAAAGACAGGGCTCCTGATCAAAGGAGGGGATGTCCTTGAATCCTTGGCGAAGATCAAAATTGCTGCTTTTGACAAGACCGGTACAATTACTAGAGGAGAGTTCTGTGTCGAGGAATTCCAGGCAGTTGGTGGGCGTGTCCCCATACAACAACTTCTTTACTG GGTTTCAAGCATTGAAAGCAGGTCAAGCCACCCAATGGCATCCGTGCTTGTTGACTATGCTCAATCAAAATCAGTGGAACCAAAATCTGATAACGTTACTGAGTTCCAAATCTATCCCGGAGAAGGGATATATGGTGAAATTGACGGGGAAGGAGTTTATATTGGGAACAAAAGAATTTTGTCAAGGGCCTCGTGTGAAACAG TTTCGGACATGAAAGACATGAAGAGAGTTACTATTGGATATGTCGCCTGCAAAAAGGAATTGATTGGAGTATTTACTCTGTCGGATTCCTGCCGAACTGGATCAGCGGAAGCCATCAAGGAGCTGAGATCACTGGGTATTAAGTCAGTGATGCTTACTGGGGATAGTTCTGTAGCAGCTGCATATGCGCAGAACCAG CTTGGAAACATCCTAGACGAGGTTCATTCTGAACTTCTCCCAGAGGACAAAGTGAGAATTGTTGATGAACTCAAGGCAAAATATGGTCCTACGCTGATGATTGGTGATGGCATGAATGACGCCCCAGCATTGGCTAAGGCTGATGTTGGAGTCTCAATGGGTGTATCTGGTTCAGCTGTTGCAATGGAGACGAGTCACATTACGCTGATGTCGAATGACATCCGCAGGATTCCAAAGGCTATCCAGCTAGCACGGAGGACACACCGGACTATCATTGTGAACATCATCTTCTCAGTGATTACTAAGCTTGCAATTGTTGGACTTGCAATTGCGGGACATCCACTTATTTGGGCAGCCGTCCTGGCAGATGTGGGCACATGCTTGCTGGTGATCATGTACAGCATGTTGTTATTGAGATCCAAGGGTGGTCAGAATGCGAAGAAATGCTGTGCATCCTCACAGCATGGATCACACGGAAAGAAGCATTGTGTTTCCGACCACTGCTTAGATGGTCCATGCAAGTCGACAGGCGGTTGCAAAGAATCGTCTTCTGGTAAGTATGGTTGTCATGATCATGGTAATAGCCACACACACTGTAAAGAGTCGAGCAACCAGCAGCCTGCGGAAAAGCATGCTTGCCATGATcacggccacggccacagcCACAGCCACAGCCACAGCCACAACCACAACTACTGCAAAGAGCCCAGCAACCAGGTGGTTACAGAAAAGCATGCTTGCCATGACCATGGACATACTCATAACCACCGCAAAGAGCCAGGCAATCAGTTGCTTATTGAAAACCATGGTTGCCATGATCATGTCCACACCCATGACCACTgcaaggagctgagcagcccgCACTTCATCAACAAGCAAGATTGCCATGACAATGATCATACCCACTGCAAAGAAGCCCATACTTGTCAGCATTCTGACTGCAACAGCGCATGCCCTGAGCATGCGCATAGCCACTGTGAAGAAGACAACCATTCACATTCTGCAGGTGAGCATGCTTGCCATGAGCATGAGCACAGCCACTGTGAAGAGCGCAACCATTCACATTCTTTAGTTGAGCATGCTTGCCACGACCATGATCATGAGCACGAGCATCACTGCCATGCTGAGCAGCAGCCTGCGGATACACACCACTGCCATGACCatggggagattgaggaatcaGAAAAGGGCTGCCATGCCGAGCAACAGCTCCACCACAACCATTGCTGCCATGAACCTCATGGCCTGGAGAAGAAGATTGCGGCTGAGCCAGTTCAAGAATTCTCTATCCCAATCAGTTCACTACCTGATGAGAATCACAACCAGCAGAACCAGTGCAGCCACCACAGTGAAGAACACAAGGTGGAAGACTGCACGAACCATCTGAAGGGAAAGGACTGCGTTCCACCTCCTGCAGACCGCTTGAGCAGAAACTGTTGCAATGTGACTAGCAACAAGGGTTGCGGAAGCAAAGGGAAAGACGTCTGCTCGAGCTGGCAAGCTGTGTGCGCCAGGGAGACCAGCCGGTGCTGCAGGAGCTACGTGAAGTGCCCCAGGACGAGCAGCTGCTGCAGCCACACCATGCTGAAACTGCCCGAGATCGTGGTAGAGTAG
- the LOC120668688 gene encoding cadmium/zinc-transporting ATPase HMA2-like isoform X2 yields MSSLMSMTPQKAVLAETGEVVAAQDVKVNTVIAVKAGEVIPIDGVVVDGRSEVDESTLTGESFPVAKQPESQVWAGTLNIDGYVAVRTTAMADNSAVAKMARLVEEAQNSRSNTQRLIDTCAKYYTPAVVVMAAAVAVIPVVVRAHNLKHMFQLALVLLVSACPCALVLSTPVATFCALLTAAKTGLLIKGGDVLESLAKIKIAAFDKTGTITRGEFCVEEFQAVGGRVPIQQLLYWVSSIESRSSHPMASVLVDYAQSKSVEPKSDNVTEFQIYPGEGIYGEIDGEGVYIGNKRILSRASCETVSDMKDMKRVTIGYVACKKELIGVFTLSDSCRTGSAEAIKELRSLGIKSVMLTGDSSVAAAYAQNQLGNILDEVHSELLPEDKVRIVDELKAKYGPTLMIGDGMNDAPALAKADVGVSMGVSGSAVAMETSHITLMSNDIRRIPKAIQLARRTHRTIIVNIIFSVITKLAIVGLAIAGHPLIWAAVLADVGTCLLVIMYSMLLLRSKGGQNAKKCCASSQHGSHGKKHCVSDHCLDGPCKSTGGCKESSSGKYGCHDHGNSHTHCKESSNQQPAEKHACHDHGHGHSHSHSHSHNHNYCKEPSNQVVTEKHACHDHGHTHNHRKEPGNQLLIENHGCHDHVHTHDHCKELSSPHFINKQDCHDNDHTHCKEAHTCQHSDCNSACPEHAHSHCEEDNHSHSAGEHACHEHEHSHCEERNHSHSLVEHACHDHDHEHEHHCHAEQQPADTHHCHDHGEIEESEKGCHAEQQLHHNHCCHEPHGLEKKIAAEPVQEFSIPISSLPDENHNQQNQCSHHSEEHKVEDCTNHLKGKDCVPPPADRLSRNCCNVTSNKGCGSKGKDVCSSWQAVCARETSRCCRSYVKCPRTSSCCSHTMLKLPEIVVE; encoded by the exons ATGTCATCACTAATGAGCATGACACCACAAAAGGCTGTCCTAGCAGAGACTGGGGAAGTGGTTGCAGCTCAGGATGTCAAGGTCAATACAGTAATAGCTGTAAAAGCTGGGGAAGTCATCCCAATTGAtggtgttgttgttgatggACGGAGTGAGGTTGATGAGAGTACCCTCACTGGGGAATCCTTCCCGGTGGCAAAGCAGCCAGAGTCCCAGGTCTGGGCTGGCACGCTCAACATAGATG GCTATGTTGCTGTGAGGACAACTGCTATGGCTGACAACTCTGCAGTGGCAAAAATGGCAAGGCTagttgaagaagcacaaaacaGTCGATCCAATACACAAAGGCTGATTGATACATGTGCCAAGTATTACACACCCG CTGTTGTTGTCATGGCTGCGGCAGTAGCAGTGATCCCTGTGGTGGTCAGAGCACACAACCTCAAACACATGTTTCAATTGGCCCTTGTCCTTCTAGTGAGTGCTTGCCCATGTGCTCTGGTGCTGTCGACACCAGTTGCCACCTTCTGTGCTCTACTCACGGCTGCAAAGACAGGGCTCCTGATCAAAGGAGGGGATGTCCTTGAATCCTTGGCGAAGATCAAAATTGCTGCTTTTGACAAGACCGGTACAATTACTAGAGGAGAGTTCTGTGTCGAGGAATTCCAGGCAGTTGGTGGGCGTGTCCCCATACAACAACTTCTTTACTG GGTTTCAAGCATTGAAAGCAGGTCAAGCCACCCAATGGCATCCGTGCTTGTTGACTATGCTCAATCAAAATCAGTGGAACCAAAATCTGATAACGTTACTGAGTTCCAAATCTATCCCGGAGAAGGGATATATGGTGAAATTGACGGGGAAGGAGTTTATATTGGGAACAAAAGAATTTTGTCAAGGGCCTCGTGTGAAACAG TTTCGGACATGAAAGACATGAAGAGAGTTACTATTGGATATGTCGCCTGCAAAAAGGAATTGATTGGAGTATTTACTCTGTCGGATTCCTGCCGAACTGGATCAGCGGAAGCCATCAAGGAGCTGAGATCACTGGGTATTAAGTCAGTGATGCTTACTGGGGATAGTTCTGTAGCAGCTGCATATGCGCAGAACCAG CTTGGAAACATCCTAGACGAGGTTCATTCTGAACTTCTCCCAGAGGACAAAGTGAGAATTGTTGATGAACTCAAGGCAAAATATGGTCCTACGCTGATGATTGGTGATGGCATGAATGACGCCCCAGCATTGGCTAAGGCTGATGTTGGAGTCTCAATGGGTGTATCTGGTTCAGCTGTTGCAATGGAGACGAGTCACATTACGCTGATGTCGAATGACATCCGCAGGATTCCAAAGGCTATCCAGCTAGCACGGAGGACACACCGGACTATCATTGTGAACATCATCTTCTCAGTGATTACTAAGCTTGCAATTGTTGGACTTGCAATTGCGGGACATCCACTTATTTGGGCAGCCGTCCTGGCAGATGTGGGCACATGCTTGCTGGTGATCATGTACAGCATGTTGTTATTGAGATCCAAGGGTGGTCAGAATGCGAAGAAATGCTGTGCATCCTCACAGCATGGATCACACGGAAAGAAGCATTGTGTTTCCGACCACTGCTTAGATGGTCCATGCAAGTCGACAGGCGGTTGCAAAGAATCGTCTTCTGGTAAGTATGGTTGTCATGATCATGGTAATAGCCACACACACTGTAAAGAGTCGAGCAACCAGCAGCCTGCGGAAAAGCATGCTTGCCATGATcacggccacggccacagcCACAGCCACAGCCACAGCCACAACCACAACTACTGCAAAGAGCCCAGCAACCAGGTGGTTACAGAAAAGCATGCTTGCCATGACCATGGACATACTCATAACCACCGCAAAGAGCCAGGCAATCAGTTGCTTATTGAAAACCATGGTTGCCATGATCATGTCCACACCCATGACCACTgcaaggagctgagcagcccgCACTTCATCAACAAGCAAGATTGCCATGACAATGATCATACCCACTGCAAAGAAGCCCATACTTGTCAGCATTCTGACTGCAACAGCGCATGCCCTGAGCATGCGCATAGCCACTGTGAAGAAGACAACCATTCACATTCTGCAGGTGAGCATGCTTGCCATGAGCATGAGCACAGCCACTGTGAAGAGCGCAACCATTCACATTCTTTAGTTGAGCATGCTTGCCACGACCATGATCATGAGCACGAGCATCACTGCCATGCTGAGCAGCAGCCTGCGGATACACACCACTGCCATGACCatggggagattgaggaatcaGAAAAGGGCTGCCATGCCGAGCAACAGCTCCACCACAACCATTGCTGCCATGAACCTCATGGCCTGGAGAAGAAGATTGCGGCTGAGCCAGTTCAAGAATTCTCTATCCCAATCAGTTCACTACCTGATGAGAATCACAACCAGCAGAACCAGTGCAGCCACCACAGTGAAGAACACAAGGTGGAAGACTGCACGAACCATCTGAAGGGAAAGGACTGCGTTCCACCTCCTGCAGACCGCTTGAGCAGAAACTGTTGCAATGTGACTAGCAACAAGGGTTGCGGAAGCAAAGGGAAAGACGTCTGCTCGAGCTGGCAAGCTGTGTGCGCCAGGGAGACCAGCCGGTGCTGCAGGAGCTACGTGAAGTGCCCCAGGACGAGCAGCTGCTGCAGCCACACCATGCTGAAACTGCCCGAGATCGTGGTAGAGTAG